The Lactobacillus sp. CBA3605 genome contains a region encoding:
- the dnaA gene encoding chromosomal replication initiator protein DnaA: MLERNDLWNIIKFSMKSDLSSITFQTFVEPAKPLQLNNSQMTIEVPTKLHRDYWENNLAAKFSDYAFQATNEQITPVMITEEERQQLTKKSQAATTGNVASDAPVAATTPTFMRETKLNPKYTFDSFVIGKGNQMAHAAALVVSEEPGNMYNPLFFYGGVGLGKTHLMHAIGNKLLESNPNSKVKYVTSEAFTNNLINSIQTGTQESFREEYRSVDLLLVDDIQFFANKEATQEEFFHTFNALYEDDKQIVLTSDRLPNEIPKLQDRLVSRFKWGLSVDITPPDLETRIAILRNKADLEGINIPDDTLSYIAGQIDSNVRELEGALARVQAYSQLNQSPITTSLVADALKSLNLSSKLSEVSIPIIQEKVAKYYHVTMTELKGKKRNKQIVTPRQIAMYLSRELTDSSLPRIGNEFGGKDHTTVIHAYDKIAAALKTDPDLQQAIGDLKSQLNG, translated from the coding sequence GTGCTGGAACGTAATGACTTATGGAATATCATTAAGTTCTCCATGAAAAGTGATCTTTCATCGATTACCTTTCAAACGTTTGTCGAACCGGCGAAACCACTCCAGCTCAATAATTCGCAAATGACGATTGAAGTCCCCACAAAACTTCATCGTGATTATTGGGAAAATAACTTGGCGGCTAAATTTTCAGATTATGCTTTCCAAGCGACTAATGAGCAGATTACGCCGGTGATGATAACCGAGGAAGAACGTCAGCAGCTTACGAAAAAATCGCAAGCTGCTACTACCGGTAACGTTGCTAGTGACGCACCTGTCGCCGCAACTACCCCCACATTTATGCGGGAAACGAAACTCAACCCGAAATATACATTTGACAGCTTCGTCATTGGTAAGGGGAACCAAATGGCTCATGCCGCAGCCTTGGTGGTCTCTGAAGAACCTGGTAATATGTATAATCCGTTGTTTTTCTATGGGGGTGTTGGGTTAGGCAAAACCCATTTAATGCACGCTATCGGTAACAAATTACTCGAGTCAAATCCTAATAGCAAGGTTAAGTATGTCACGAGTGAGGCGTTTACCAACAACTTGATTAATTCCATTCAAACTGGAACACAAGAATCATTTCGCGAAGAATATCGGAGTGTTGATTTACTACTTGTTGATGATATTCAATTCTTCGCTAATAAAGAAGCCACACAAGAAGAGTTCTTCCATACATTTAATGCATTATATGAAGATGATAAACAAATTGTGTTAACTTCCGATCGCTTGCCTAACGAGATTCCTAAATTACAAGATCGCTTAGTTTCCCGGTTCAAATGGGGCTTGTCCGTTGATATCACCCCACCTGACCTCGAAACACGAATTGCCATTTTACGGAATAAAGCCGATTTAGAGGGCATCAATATTCCGGACGATACGCTCAGTTATATTGCCGGGCAGATTGACTCTAATGTCCGTGAACTCGAGGGCGCTTTGGCTCGTGTTCAGGCTTATTCGCAACTAAACCAGTCACCAATTACCACCAGTCTAGTCGCCGACGCCCTCAAAAGTCTCAACCTTAGTAGTAAACTATCCGAGGTTTCAATTCCCATTATTCAGGAAAAAGTGGCTAAATATTATCACGTCACAATGACGGAGCTAAAAGGTAAGAAGCGGAACAAACAAATTGTGACGCCGCGCCAAATAGCAATGTATTTATCCCGTGAATTAACGGATAGTTCCCTACCCCGGATTGGCAACGAGTTCGGTGGCAAAGATCATACCACGGTCATTCATGCTTATGATAAAATTGCGGCCGCCTTAAAAACTGATCCTGATTTACAGCAAGCCATCGGCGATCTCAAAAGTCAGCTAAATGGCTAG